A genomic region of Nostoc sp. UHCC 0702 contains the following coding sequences:
- a CDS encoding CTB family bacteriocin encodes MLHELFIDLSAEQQEVVAGGVATLDFSTLYAKAFQQTETISPVGSSSGLGGSILFAGGVQKTIQEAIQTASSFNAIVA; translated from the coding sequence ATGTTACACGAACTATTTATCGATTTATCTGCTGAACAACAAGAAGTTGTAGCAGGTGGTGTAGCGACTCTAGACTTTAGCACCCTATATGCTAAAGCGTTCCAACAAACTGAAACTATTAGCCCAGTAGGTAGTAGTTCTGGTCTTGGCGGTAGCATTTTATTCGCTGGTGGTGTGCAAAAAACAATTCAAGAAGCTATTCAAACAGCTTCTTCCTTTAACGCAATAGTTGCCTAG
- a CDS encoding CTB family bacteriocin: MSHNLFIDVTEEQQEIVAGGVEGLTLSTLYSRIYQLSETIGPVAASSGPDGSTIVSGGIQKTIQEALQTSSLFSALVG; the protein is encoded by the coding sequence ATGTCTCACAACTTGTTTATCGATGTAACCGAAGAGCAACAAGAAATCGTAGCTGGTGGCGTAGAAGGTCTTACCTTGTCAACATTATATAGCCGCATCTACCAACTCTCTGAAACTATTGGGCCAGTTGCAGCTTCTTCAGGCCCTGATGGTAGCACCATAGTGTCTGGTGGTATCCAAAAGACAATCCAAGAAGCTCTCCAAACATCTTCTCTATTTTCAGCATTAGTTGGCTAA